One Methanolobus sp. WCC4 DNA segment encodes these proteins:
- the mer gene encoding 5,10-methylenetetrahydromethanopterin reductase, giving the protein MTFGIEFVPSDPVLKIAHYAKLAEQQGFDNVWITDHYNNRDVYSTLTVLAMNTNSIKLGTGVTNPYTRNAAITASSIASLNEISGGRAILGLGPGDKATFDAMGIAWDKPLTTTKESIEAIRGFIAGEKVTMDGDMVKFGGAKMAFKAGNVPIYMGAQGPKMLELAGEVSDGVLINASHPKDFEVAVQQIAAGAKKAGRDPKDVDVAAYACFSIDKDAAKAKSAAQIVVAFIVAGSPDMVLERHGIDVAAKADIGGAIAKGDFGALMGGMVTNDMMDAFSISGTPDDCKARINELLDIGVTQIVAGSPIGPNKEKAIKLIGKEIIG; this is encoded by the coding sequence ATGACTTTTGGAATAGAATTTGTACCAAGTGACCCAGTACTGAAAATCGCTCACTACGCAAAGCTCGCTGAACAGCAGGGTTTTGACAATGTATGGATTACAGACCACTACAACAACCGTGATGTATACTCAACCTTAACCGTGCTCGCAATGAACACAAACAGTATCAAGCTCGGAACAGGTGTAACAAACCCATACACAAGGAACGCAGCTATCACAGCATCAAGCATTGCATCCCTTAACGAGATCTCAGGCGGCCGTGCAATCCTCGGTCTTGGTCCTGGAGACAAGGCAACCTTCGATGCAATGGGAATCGCATGGGACAAGCCACTCACAACAACAAAGGAAAGCATCGAGGCTATCCGTGGCTTCATCGCAGGTGAGAAAGTAACTATGGACGGCGACATGGTCAAGTTCGGCGGTGCAAAGATGGCATTCAAGGCTGGAAACGTACCTATCTACATGGGTGCACAGGGTCCAAAGATGCTCGAGCTCGCAGGAGAGGTATCAGACGGTGTACTGATCAATGCATCACACCCTAAGGACTTCGAAGTAGCTGTACAGCAGATCGCAGCAGGTGCAAAGAAGGCAGGCCGTGACCCTAAGGACGTTGACGTAGCAGCATACGCATGCTTCTCAATTGACAAGGACGCTGCAAAGGCAAAGAGTGCAGCACAGATCGTAGTCGCATTCATCGTTGCAGGTTCACCTGACATGGTACTTGAGCGCCACGGAATCGATGTAGCAGCAAAGGCTGACATCGGCGGAGCTATCGCAAAGGGTGACTTCGGTGCACTCATGGGCGGTATGGTCACAAATGACATGATGGACGCATTCTCTATCAGTGGAACACCTGATGACTGTAAGGCAAGGATCAACGAACTGCTCGACATCGGTGTAACACAGATCGTCGCAGGTTCCCCGATCGGACCTAACAAAGAGAAGGCCATCAAGCTCATCGGTAAAGAGATCATTGGATAA
- a CDS encoding DUF2180 family protein, with translation MKCYECEKDGTDSDTIGICIICGRGVCKDHHVREETPVWEGEYSIKLKCGMGISCDYKDVQHWKKVLCMPCHKALKENY, from the coding sequence ATGAAATGCTACGAGTGTGAAAAAGATGGAACAGATAGCGATACGATAGGTATCTGTATCATTTGTGGAAGAGGGGTTTGTAAGGACCACCACGTCAGAGAAGAGACACCTGTATGGGAAGGCGAATACAGTATCAAACTGAAGTGCGGAATGGGCATTTCCTGTGACTACAAGGATGTACAGCACTGGAAGAAGGTACTCTGCATGCCCTGCCACAAGGCCCTTAAGGAGAATTACTAG
- a CDS encoding DUF2180 family protein, giving the protein MKCYDCMEEGKDAEATCVCIACGKGLCTDHKKELELPVSVGQPPNVERLPNGLPRLLCQYCFDQTIEDSFD; this is encoded by the coding sequence ATGAAATGTTATGACTGCATGGAAGAAGGAAAGGACGCAGAAGCAACATGCGTCTGTATCGCTTGTGGAAAAGGCCTTTGTACAGACCACAAGAAGGAACTGGAACTCCCGGTATCAGTAGGCCAGCCACCTAACGTGGAGAGGCTCCCTAACGGACTGCCAAGGCTTCTGTGCCAGTATTGTTTCGACCAGACGATCGAGGATTCATTTGACTGA
- a CDS encoding carboxymuconolactone decarboxylase family protein, whose amino-acid sequence MCGERGSGKGCGHEEIVGDMSDKLGFTPQILEVLGELEPEFLQKYNMCNHRLLKDGALPAKTKILMALAIVASKQCERCVVSQMKSALNNGATKEEIMEVMDVIFITSGAPAVAACRDALKQLK is encoded by the coding sequence ATGTGCGGAGAAAGAGGTAGTGGAAAAGGATGCGGACATGAGGAGATAGTAGGAGACATGTCCGACAAGTTAGGATTTACACCACAGATACTGGAAGTACTTGGAGAGCTCGAACCTGAGTTCCTTCAAAAGTACAACATGTGCAACCACAGGTTGCTCAAGGATGGTGCGCTTCCTGCAAAGACAAAGATACTGATGGCTCTTGCGATCGTCGCATCCAAGCAGTGTGAACGCTGTGTCGTATCACAGATGAAGAGCGCACTGAACAACGGTGCAACAAAGGAAGAGATCATGGAAGTAATGGATGTCATTTTCATCACATCCGGTGCTCCTGCTGTTGCTGCATGCAGAGATGCACTTAAGCAGCTCAAATAA
- a CDS encoding multiheme c-type cytochrome — MRGTIVKGSLLFVTIVLLLSMTGIPAFAAEVTKFGELSSDEFTDADRCGQCHAIIYADWEGTMHFNAYLDPFYLEEVKVASEDTDGLVDEFCSRCHTPIGVTSGEIPPIDGSQMSEIAKHGVQCDFCHVVSGSNGTGNAPFIVTPGDTKWGPFDDSRSAFHGSEYLELYTRSEYCGMCHQVIHPVNGLVIDDTYSTWKESQYGDDNVACQDCHMTEGITEFEANPGRAGSGAPKRDHISSHDIVGGNAFIPPMFGADNVAEMAVERLQRAATVEVKTPEMAASGEEVIIEASITNSGAGHSIPTGVSEIRQIWVEMIVTDSEGNEIYTAGTLDEDGTIEGEKLIYNNVLGNSEGNATESFWLADRVLEDNRIGPKETVTEEHNFTVPDDVAYPLTVKATLNYRSAPQELIDKLMGEDTEVPVIAMNEISATIYDPATPPEERTTESTPGFGILATSMALVIMMYLFRR, encoded by the coding sequence ATGAGGGGGACCATTGTAAAGGGCAGCCTGCTTTTTGTGACGATAGTTTTACTATTATCAATGACAGGGATTCCTGCATTCGCTGCAGAGGTTACGAAGTTCGGAGAGCTATCATCGGATGAGTTCACCGATGCGGACAGATGCGGGCAATGCCATGCGATCATATATGCCGACTGGGAAGGAACGATGCACTTCAATGCATATCTTGACCCGTTCTATCTGGAAGAGGTAAAGGTTGCAAGTGAAGACACCGATGGACTGGTAGATGAGTTCTGCTCCCGTTGTCACACACCCATCGGAGTCACATCCGGCGAGATACCACCAATTGACGGATCACAGATGAGCGAAATCGCCAAACATGGAGTGCAGTGTGACTTCTGTCACGTAGTATCAGGAAGCAACGGAACAGGCAACGCACCCTTCATAGTCACACCAGGGGACACTAAATGGGGACCTTTCGATGACTCAAGGTCTGCATTCCACGGTTCAGAATATCTTGAACTCTATACCCGGTCTGAATACTGTGGTATGTGCCATCAGGTCATACATCCCGTCAATGGACTTGTTATAGATGACACATACTCCACATGGAAAGAAAGCCAGTATGGAGACGATAATGTCGCCTGCCAGGACTGCCACATGACAGAGGGTATCACAGAGTTCGAGGCTAACCCCGGACGTGCAGGCTCTGGCGCACCTAAAAGGGACCACATCTCCTCACATGACATCGTAGGAGGAAATGCATTCATACCTCCGATGTTCGGTGCTGATAACGTAGCTGAAATGGCAGTTGAAAGACTTCAAAGAGCTGCCACTGTAGAAGTTAAGACACCAGAGATGGCAGCTTCAGGAGAGGAAGTGATCATCGAGGCATCGATCACCAATTCAGGTGCCGGACACAGTATACCAACCGGGGTTTCCGAGATCAGGCAGATATGGGTCGAAATGATCGTCACAGACAGCGAAGGTAACGAGATATATACCGCCGGAACACTCGATGAGGACGGGACCATAGAAGGAGAAAAGCTGATCTACAATAATGTTCTCGGTAACAGTGAAGGGAACGCCACAGAAAGCTTCTGGCTGGCTGACAGAGTGCTTGAGGATAACAGGATAGGTCCGAAAGAGACAGTGACAGAAGAACATAATTTCACGGTCCCTGATGATGTGGCTTATCCACTGACAGTAAAGGCCACCCTGAACTACCGGTCTGCTCCCCAGGAACTGATCGATAAGCTTATGGGAGAGGATACGGAAGTTCCTGTGATCGCCATGAACGAGATATCAGCCACAATATACGACCCTGCGACACCACCTGAAGAAAGAACAACAGAGTCGACACCGGGATTCGGCATTCTTGCGACATCCATGGCTCTGGTCATAATGATGTACTTATTTAGAAGATAA
- a CDS encoding ferredoxin family protein: protein MPPEVDLDKCEGIGACAESCPTDVIDIVEDENGNPRSVIARPDDCVECGVCVDACPQEAITLD from the coding sequence ATGCCACCAGAAGTAGACTTAGACAAATGTGAAGGGATCGGAGCATGTGCTGAATCATGCCCTACAGATGTTATAGACATTGTGGAAGACGAGAACGGGAATCCCAGATCCGTTATCGCACGCCCTGATGACTGTGTGGAATGTGGGGTATGTGTTGATGCCTGCCCACAGGAAGCAATAACACTGGACTAA
- a CDS encoding flavodoxin family protein has translation MSDDTSIKLLGISGSPRKGSTDYIVNEALRYAQEKYDNVEVEYFSARAKNMKFCIHCDHCVRKKEGCIHKDDLVDLYDKMLWADAWIIGTPVYQGTLSAQTKTIMDRCRAVVARDPKAFLNKVGAAAAVGGDRVGGQEPAMQTIHNFYIISEMIPVAGGSFGSNLGGSFWSQDKGAKGAAEDSEGLRTLHRTINKMMKTVITMKNIK, from the coding sequence ATGTCCGATGATACCAGCATCAAACTTCTCGGGATATCAGGTAGTCCGAGGAAAGGCTCAACAGACTACATTGTCAATGAAGCTCTCCGGTATGCCCAGGAGAAATATGATAACGTAGAGGTTGAATATTTCTCTGCAAGAGCAAAGAACATGAAGTTCTGCATCCACTGTGATCACTGTGTTCGTAAGAAAGAAGGATGCATTCACAAGGATGACCTTGTGGACCTCTATGACAAGATGCTCTGGGCAGATGCATGGATCATCGGCACTCCGGTATACCAGGGCACATTGAGTGCCCAGACAAAGACGATTATGGACAGGTGCCGGGCTGTGGTTGCCCGTGACCCCAAAGCCTTCCTGAACAAGGTCGGTGCCGCAGCAGCAGTGGGCGGCGACCGCGTAGGCGGACAGGAACCTGCCATGCAGACAATTCACAATTTTTACATCATCAGCGAGATGATACCTGTTGCAGGTGGTTCCTTTGGTTCCAACCTTGGAGGAAGCTTCTGGTCACAGGACAAAGGTGCCAAGGGTGCTGCAGAGGATTCCGAAGGATTGAGGACACTTCACAGGACCATCAACAAGATGATGAAGACCGTCATCACCATGAAGAATATAAAATAG